The genomic DNA TGCGACAGGGTTACCGGAGAGAGCAAGTGCTGCACTTGGCTCGCCGTGGCAGCCTGAACAACATACTGCTGAGTCGCTATCACGGACGGGTTGATCCGATCGAAAAATAGGTTCGGGAACAGCCCGATGACGAAATAGAGGACGGTGATGGGCACCAAAATCAACACCTCGCGTTTAACCAGATCGGTCAGGCGTTTGTTCTCCGGCTTATCCAGGGGCCCCTGCATCACCTCTCGGAAAGCATGGAGCAGGTACCAGGCAGCCACGATCACGCCGGCTGCCGCCAGCACAGCAGCCCCGCGACTCGCCTGAAAAGCTCCCACTAAGATGCTAAACTCCCCCACGAAGCCGTTCAATCCCGGCAGCCCGGCCGAGCTCAGCACCGTCAATAGCAGGAACGCGCCATATACCGGCATGACCGCCCACACGCCCCCGAAATCCGAGAGCAGGCGCGTGTGCCGACGCTCGTAGAGCATGCCCACCAGTAGGAACAACGCCCCTGTGCTCAAGCCGTGATTCACCATCTGTAACACAGCCCCGCTGATGCCCTGGGGCGTCAAGGCGAAGATGCCCAGCACGACGAACCCTAAGTGAGCCACTGAGGAATACGCAACCAGGCTTTTAAAATCTCGCTGGCGCAGCGCGACCATCCCACCATAGAGGATACCGATAACCGCTAAAGCGATAAAGAGCCCGGCCAGGCTCTGTACAGCCGCCGGAAATAGCGGCAGGGCGAAACGCACATAGCCATAAGTGCCCATCTTCAGCAGGATGCCAGCCAGGATCACCGAGCCGGCCGTGGGCGCCTCTACATGGGCATCAGGCAGCCAGGTGTGAAATGGGAAGAGCGGCACCTTGATGGCGAAGGCCAGAGCAAATGCCAGGAAAAGCCATCGCTGCAGATTCACGTCCAGTGGCCCCTTGGCCAGCATCTCCGTCAGGTCAAACGTGCCTGTAGCATAACGCAGCACCAGGATGGCCACCAACATCAGCGCGCTGCCAGCCATCGTGTATAGGAAGAACTTGATAGCCGCATACACTCGCCGGGGTCCGCCCCAGATGCCGATAACAAAATACATTGGGATGAGCGTAGCCTCCCAGAAGAGATAGAAGAGCACTAGATCCAGGGCCAAGAATACCCCCAGCATCCCTGTCTCTAACAGCAGCATCAAAAACAGATAAAGCGTCGTCCGCTCGGTGATGCTGTTCCAAGAGGATAGGATGACAATGGGGCCAAGGAAGGTTGTCAGTAAAACCAAGAACAGGCTAATGCCGTCCACACCCAAGATGTAGCTTAGACCCAATTCCGGAGCCCATGGCCGCAATTCCAGGAACTGGTAACCCGGCTCGCCTATCCGCCAGCCAAAGAACAGCAGCAGCGAGAGGAGAAACGTAGCCGTAGTGACCGCCAGTGCCCAATACCAGGGCGCACGTCCTTGTCTAGGGAGCACCAGCAAGATAATGGCTCCCGCTAAAGGCAGAAAGGTGATCAGGCTCAACAAAGGTATATCGGTCAGTGTCATGGTCATCCCTTCGTATCCCTTGTTACCAGTCAAACTGACCTAGGCCTTTATAGATGCGTGATCGGATTCCCCACCACTAGGTCTTCACTTGGAGCCACAGCATTTAAGGCATCATCAGCGGACATAAAGGATAATCGGGTGGCAAACCACTACTCACACAGAGCGCATTGACCTCTAGCGCAGTCGCTAACTGTACAGCGTCATAGCCCCGCAGAGCATAAGTCTCATCGAGTGTCATCGCACGGGTAATTAGCGCATCCGTCAGCTCTATGATCTGGTAGCTAGTCAGTAAATCAGAGCGGAAAAGCGCACAAGCATCTGCCACTCAACGGCGCTCCTCGATGATCGTCTGGGAGACCGGTTTGCCCCGAACTTGAGCTAACCGCCGTTCAGGGACATCTACGGGAGAAGGCATTTTGATGTATCTGACTAATCCGTAAGCGAGCGATGCCTGGTAAAACGCTTGACGTCTACGCGTCTCCTCTAACGGGCGATCCATACGAAATACGCCATCACTAGCACTACCCCGAGGAGCAGCGTGAGGGCATATGTGCCCACCAATCCTGTCTGCACTCGGCGCACGCGCTCACCAATCCACCCGGCGGCCGAGGCGATGCCATTCACCACCCCGTCAATGCCCCGCTGATCGAAGGCCACCGCCAGCCAATCCCCCATAGCCTTTATCGGATTCACTACTGCCGCCATGTACAACTCGTCCACGTAATACTGTCGCTGCACCACTATGTCCAGCACGCCCAGCCGACGTCGGAGTTCAGCCGCCAAGCCTGGGTTGGTCACAAACGCTCGATACGCAAAATAGATGCCTCCCAATGCTACCGCTGCCGAGATGAGCATCAACACCCAGGCGATCACTCCCGGCTTCGCTTCGTGAGCCACGCCCTCGAAGACGGGCGAAAGCCACTCGTGCAGCCATGAAAGCCCAGGCAGCCCAACGACCCCACCGATCGCTGCGCCTACAGCTAGGATCATCAGTGGGATCGTCATCACGCGCGGCGCCTCATGAGCTCCCTCATACAACTTGCGGTCACGGGGGCGCCCCCAGAAGGCGATAAACACCACCCGGAACGCATACGTGGCCGTCAAAAACGCCGTGGCAATGCCAATCAACCACAGGATCGGGGAGCGTTCCCATGCCCCCAGCAAGATCTCATCCTTCGAGAAGAATCCAGAGAGGAGCGGAAATCCGGCCAGCGCCGCCGCGCCCACTACGAAAGCCCTGTATGTCGTGGGTAGTTTGTCCCGCAGCCCGCCCATCTTACGGATGTCCAACTCCCCGCGCAACGCGTGCATCACGCTCCCCGCACCTAGGAACAACAGTGCCTTAAAGAACGCGTGGGTGTACAGGTGAAAGAGGCCGGCCGTAAAAGCCCCCACACCCACGCCCAGGAACATGTACCCCAACTGTGAGATGGTGGAATAAGCCAGGATGCGTTTGATGTCCGTCTGGGCCAGGGCGATGGTGGCCGCCAAGAGGGCCGTGAGCACCCCGATCGTCGCCACCCAGCTCATGGCAGTGGGCGTGAGCGAATAGATCGGCGACATCCGGGCGACCATATACACGCCGGCCGTGACCATCGTCGCGGCATGGATGAGAGCGCTGACCGGCGTAGGGCCTTCCATTGCGTCAGGCAGCCATACGTACAAAGGGATCTGCGCAGACTTGCCCGTCGCGGCTAACAAGAGCAGAAGCCCGATGGCCGTTGCGCTTCCCTGCAACACCTGCAAATGCTCGGGCTGGAACAGCCTACGGAAGTTTACCTGCCCACTCAACACAAAGACCAGCAATGTGGCCAGGATAAAACCCACATCGCCGATGCGGTTGACCAGAAAGGCCTTCTTGCCCGCATCCGCAGCGCTCGGCTTGAAGAACCAGAAGCCGATCAGCAGATACGAGGCCAGGCCCACCCCCTCCCAGCCGATGAACATCTGCACGAAGTTGTTGGCCATGACCAGCGTGAGCATCATGAGGACGAACAGATTAAGGTACACGAAGTAGCGCACATATCGCTCGTCCTTCCACATGTAGCCGATAGAGTACACGTGGATAAGAAAGCCCACGCCGGTGACCACCAGCGCCATGAAGACGGACAGTGGGTCTATCAGCAAGCCGATGTCCACTTGAAATTGCTCAATGGCGATCCATCGCCATAACACCTGTTCCAGCGAGCGCTCCTCCGCCGGTAGGCCATTGAGTGCCACAAAGAGCGCCATAGCCACCAGGAAAGAGAGCAAAACCGCTCCCGAAGCCACCACTCCAGTGACATTTTTCCCCCATCGCCGCCCCAGGGCCAAGTTCAGTATCATCCCCAATGCCGGAAAAGCCAGCAACAGCCAGGCATACGCAATCATGGTTCGTCTTCCTTCCGCTATCGCAGATCTGCTCTTCCAGGAGGGAGGTTACCACTTCAGTAGCTGAATGCGATCTACGTTCAGCGTGTCCCGATGCCGGATAATAGCTAAGATGATTGCCAGGCCGATCGCGACCTCCGCTGCGGCCACAGCCATGATCATAAAGACGAACACCTGTCCATCTAACGTGCCGAATTGACGCGATAACGCCACAAATGTCAGATTCACCGCGTTCATCATCATCTCGATGCACATGAAGACAATGAGCGCGTTTCGCCGCACCAGCACTCCCAGCACGCCGATGACGAAGATCACGCCAGCCAACATCAGATACCATAGCGTGGGCACCATTTCACTCCTCCGGCCGGCCCAATGGTGGCTTGATTCGGCGAGCCAGCACGATCGCGCCGATCATCGCCGCCAGCAACAACACGGACACCATCTCAAAGGGCAACAAATAGCGCGTGTACAGCATGCTCCCTACGCTCTGGACACTGCCATAATCTTGCGCGCCGACCGGGGCCCCTTGATTCTCGGAGACGAGCGCGTAGGCACTGCCGCCCAGAAAGAGCCCAGCCAGTACGATAGCCAGCAACGACAGCATGAGCCGACCGCGTATCATCACGTCGGTCACTGCCTCACGGCCCACTAACATCACCACAAAAATGAACAACACCACGATGGCACCAGCATATACCAAAATCTGCGCCATCGCCAAGAATTGCGCGCCCAACAACAGATAGAGCAGGGCCATGGACGCGAAGTTCAGGAGCAGGAAAAGGGCGCTATGTACCGCGTTGCGGCTAAGCACCACTCCCACTCCGCCAGCTATCGCTGCCAGCGCAAAGAGCGCAAACAACAGCCACTCCATGCCCTCATTCCTCCGGTCGGATGATCACATTGGGCTCCGGCGGATTTAGGAGCTGTTCCTTCGTCAGGATGAAATCTCGCCGATGGTAATTAGCCAGCGCGTATTCGTGTCCCAACACGATCGCTTCCACTGGACAAGCCTCCTCGCAGTCACCGCAGAAGATACAGCGGAGTAAGTTAATCTCATACACTTTGGCGTAGCGATCGCCGGGCGAAACGGGGTTGTTCGGATCGTTCTCCGCTGCCTCTATGTAGATCGCGCCTGTCGGGCAGGCAGCCTCACACAACTGGCAACCAATGCATCGCTCCAACCCATTATCATATCGCCGCAACTGATGTCGTCCGCGGAACCGCGGGTAGACCATAATTGGCTGATCCGGCGACTCCACTGTGACTGGCGGCGTCGCCAGATGCTTTAACGTAATCGCCATCGCCTTTGCGATCTCACGTGTTCCCTCGATAAACTCCTTAATAGCCATCGCCTTTCTCCCCATTGAACGTTACGATATTGTCACCACCAACACCGATGTAATCGCCAGATAGATCAGTGAAATCGGCAGCAAATACCGCCAGCCAAAATGCATCAACTGATCGTACCGGACGCGGGGGATGCTCGCCCGGACCCAGACGAACAAAAAGAGCAACACCACGACCTTGATCCCCAGGTACACGATCCCTAACAGCGGGAATTGTTCAGCAAACGGCCCGCGCCAGCCGCCGAAGAAGAGCGTCGCCATGATAGCGCTCGAAGTGATCATGTGCAAGTACTCGGCCAGGTAGAAAAGGCCAAACTTGATGCCCCCGTACTCCGTCTGGTACCCGGCGATCAGCTCATTCTCCGTCTCCGGGAAGTCAAACGGCGAGCGGTTGGTCTCCGCCAACATGCAAATGAAGAAAAAGGGGAAGGCCAACCACAGCCAGATCCAGGCCCACAGCGGACGAGGCTGATAGACAATCTCCACTAAGCTGAATGTACCCGTGAGCAGCAGCAAGCTAGCTAGAAAAATGCCTAATGGTAGCTCATAAGAGATCATCTGTGCGCTG from Anaerolineae bacterium includes the following:
- a CDS encoding NADH-quinone oxidoreductase subunit M, which encodes MTMTLTDIPLLSLITFLPLAGAIILLVLPRQGRAPWYWALAVTTATFLLSLLLFFGWRIGEPGYQFLELRPWAPELGLSYILGVDGISLFLVLLTTFLGPIVILSSWNSITERTTLYLFLMLLLETGMLGVFLALDLVLFYLFWEATLIPMYFVIGIWGGPRRVYAAIKFFLYTMAGSALMLVAILVLRYATGTFDLTEMLAKGPLDVNLQRWLFLAFALAFAIKVPLFPFHTWLPDAHVEAPTAGSVILAGILLKMGTYGYVRFALPLFPAAVQSLAGLFIALAVIGILYGGMVALRQRDFKSLVAYSSVAHLGFVVLGIFALTPQGISGAVLQMVNHGLSTGALFLLVGMLYERRHTRLLSDFGGVWAVMPVYGAFLLLTVLSSAGLPGLNGFVGEFSILVGAFQASRGAAVLAAAGVIVAAWYLLHAFREVMQGPLDKPENKRLTDLVKREVLILVPITVLYFVIGLFPNLFFDRINPSVIATQQYVVQAATASQVQHLLSPVTLSQR
- the nuoK gene encoding NADH-quinone oxidoreductase subunit NuoK, translating into MVPTLWYLMLAGVIFVIGVLGVLVRRNALIVFMCIEMMMNAVNLTFVALSRQFGTLDGQVFVFMIMAVAAAEVAIGLAIILAIIRHRDTLNVDRIQLLKW
- the nuoH gene encoding NADH-quinone oxidoreductase subunit NuoH, with translation MEWVSVLIISLIKGIVILLVLLGATAYLTLFERKLVARFQVRYGPNRAGKFGILQPIADVLKLMFKEEVIPSHVDKPVYLLAPILAVVPAFAIFAVVPMGPDIHLFGYTIPLHMGDVNVALLYVLAIASVGTYGVMLGGWASNNNFALLGALRTSAQMISYELPLGIFLASLLLLTGTFSLVEIVYQPRPLWAWIWLWLAFPFFFICMLAETNRSPFDFPETENELIAGYQTEYGGIKFGLFYLAEYLHMITSSAIMATLFFGGWRGPFAEQFPLLGIVYLGIKVVVLLFLFVWVRASIPRVRYDQLMHFGWRYLLPISLIYLAITSVLVVTIS
- a CDS encoding NADH-quinone oxidoreductase subunit J, whose amino-acid sequence is MEWLLFALFALAAIAGGVGVVLSRNAVHSALFLLLNFASMALLYLLLGAQFLAMAQILVYAGAIVVLFIFVVMLVGREAVTDVMIRGRLMLSLLAIVLAGLFLGGSAYALVSENQGAPVGAQDYGSVQSVGSMLYTRYLLPFEMVSVLLLAAMIGAIVLARRIKPPLGRPEE
- the nuoI gene encoding NADH-quinone oxidoreductase subunit NuoI, producing the protein MAIKEFIEGTREIAKAMAITLKHLATPPVTVESPDQPIMVYPRFRGRHQLRRYDNGLERCIGCQLCEAACPTGAIYIEAAENDPNNPVSPGDRYAKVYEINLLRCIFCGDCEEACPVEAIVLGHEYALANYHRRDFILTKEQLLNPPEPNVIIRPEE
- the nuoL gene encoding NADH-quinone oxidoreductase subunit L, whose product is MIAYAWLLLAFPALGMILNLALGRRWGKNVTGVVASGAVLLSFLVAMALFVALNGLPAEERSLEQVLWRWIAIEQFQVDIGLLIDPLSVFMALVVTGVGFLIHVYSIGYMWKDERYVRYFVYLNLFVLMMLTLVMANNFVQMFIGWEGVGLASYLLIGFWFFKPSAADAGKKAFLVNRIGDVGFILATLLVFVLSGQVNFRRLFQPEHLQVLQGSATAIGLLLLLAATGKSAQIPLYVWLPDAMEGPTPVSALIHAATMVTAGVYMVARMSPIYSLTPTAMSWVATIGVLTALLAATIALAQTDIKRILAYSTISQLGYMFLGVGVGAFTAGLFHLYTHAFFKALLFLGAGSVMHALRGELDIRKMGGLRDKLPTTYRAFVVGAAALAGFPLLSGFFSKDEILLGAWERSPILWLIGIATAFLTATYAFRVVFIAFWGRPRDRKLYEGAHEAPRVMTIPLMILAVGAAIGGVVGLPGLSWLHEWLSPVFEGVAHEAKPGVIAWVLMLISAAVALGGIYFAYRAFVTNPGLAAELRRRLGVLDIVVQRQYYVDELYMAAVVNPIKAMGDWLAVAFDQRGIDGVVNGIASAAGWIGERVRRVQTGLVGTYALTLLLGVVLVMAYFVWIAR